The following are encoded in a window of Centroberyx gerrardi isolate f3 chromosome 1, fCenGer3.hap1.cur.20231027, whole genome shotgun sequence genomic DNA:
- the LOC139913158 gene encoding uncharacterized protein LOC139913158 isoform X2, whose amino-acid sequence MSPVGEVMGSWSMSSGVVSLFLLLFLLSIFLTALCSDCGRRSFELQDPEVERNPSALIRVVKLEDAMVGRENPMMHEIRNDEKEENSSWYKPWRSHLGALQQDAVQISNGTPAVKKMQSVSPPADAAIESSRPAELNPEEENWYKPWRSHLGALQQDTSSSPSEPHIPPVSSAERHHHPTANPEPAAAQQEAVDSLGPRSVEEVEEDLSDGGSNPTYARVSRKVKCPTPPPAPPPGEEEKEEEEEEDSSPPLPGRMELEG is encoded by the exons ATGTCTCCAGTTGGAGAGGTCATGGGGTCGTGGTCGATGTCATCAGGAGTCGtcagtctcttcctcctcctcttcctcctctccatcttcctcactGCGCTCTGCAGCGACTGCGGACG acGTTCGTTTGAGCTGCAGGATCCTGAAGTGGAGAGAAATCCTTCTGCTCTCATCAGAGTG gtgaagcTGGAAGACGCCATGGTCGGCCGAGAAAATCCCATGATGCACGAGATCCGAAACGACGAGAAGG AGGAAAACTCTAGCTGGTACAAACCATGGAGGAGCCACctgggggcgctacagcaag atgCAGTACAGATCAGTAATGGGACTCCAGCAGTGAAGAAGATGCAGAGTGTTTCTCCTCCGGCTGATGCTGCCATCG agaGCAGCAGGCCTGCTGAGCTGAATCCTGAAGAGGAAAACTGGTACAAACCATGGAGGAGCCACctgggggcgctacagcaag ATACCAGCTCCTCCCCCAGCGAGCCTCACATCCCCCCTGTTTCATCCGCAGAGCGACATCATCATCCGACAGCCAATCCCGAGCCGGCCGCCGCCCAGCAGGAGGCCGTCGATTCGCTCGGCCCTCGCTCTGttgaggaagtggaggaggattTGAGTGACGGCGGCAGCAATCCAACGTACGCAAGGGTCAGCAGGAAGGTGAAGTGTCCGACTCCGCCCCCTGCCCCGCCccctggggaggaggagaaggaggaggaggaggaggaagactctTCACCTCCGCTGCCTGGCAGGATGGAGCTGGAAGGCTGA
- the LOC139913158 gene encoding uncharacterized protein LOC139913158 isoform X1 has protein sequence MSPVGEVMGSWSMSSGVVSLFLLLFLLSIFLTALCSDCGRRSFELQDPEVERNPSALIRVVKLEDAMVGRENPMMHEIRNDEKESSRPAELNPEEENSSWYKPWRSHLGALQQDAVQISNGTPAVKKMQSVSPPADAAIESSRPAELNPEEENWYKPWRSHLGALQQDTSSSPSEPHIPPVSSAERHHHPTANPEPAAAQQEAVDSLGPRSVEEVEEDLSDGGSNPTYARVSRKVKCPTPPPAPPPGEEEKEEEEEEDSSPPLPGRMELEG, from the exons ATGTCTCCAGTTGGAGAGGTCATGGGGTCGTGGTCGATGTCATCAGGAGTCGtcagtctcttcctcctcctcttcctcctctccatcttcctcactGCGCTCTGCAGCGACTGCGGACG acGTTCGTTTGAGCTGCAGGATCCTGAAGTGGAGAGAAATCCTTCTGCTCTCATCAGAGTG gtgaagcTGGAAGACGCCATGGTCGGCCGAGAAAATCCCATGATGCACGAGATCCGAAACGACGAGAAGG agaGCAGCAGGCCTGCTGAGTTGAATCCTGAAGAGGAAAACTCTAGCTGGTACAAACCATGGAGGAGCCACctgggggcgctacagcaag atgCAGTACAGATCAGTAATGGGACTCCAGCAGTGAAGAAGATGCAGAGTGTTTCTCCTCCGGCTGATGCTGCCATCG agaGCAGCAGGCCTGCTGAGCTGAATCCTGAAGAGGAAAACTGGTACAAACCATGGAGGAGCCACctgggggcgctacagcaag ATACCAGCTCCTCCCCCAGCGAGCCTCACATCCCCCCTGTTTCATCCGCAGAGCGACATCATCATCCGACAGCCAATCCCGAGCCGGCCGCCGCCCAGCAGGAGGCCGTCGATTCGCTCGGCCCTCGCTCTGttgaggaagtggaggaggattTGAGTGACGGCGGCAGCAATCCAACGTACGCAAGGGTCAGCAGGAAGGTGAAGTGTCCGACTCCGCCCCCTGCCCCGCCccctggggaggaggagaaggaggaggaggaggaggaagactctTCACCTCCGCTGCCTGGCAGGATGGAGCTGGAAGGCTGA
- the LOC139913158 gene encoding uncharacterized protein LOC139913158 isoform X4, with product MSPVGEVMGSWSMSSGVVSLFLLLFLLSIFLTALCSDCGRRSFELQDPEVERNPSALIRVVKLEDAMVGRENPMMHEIRNDEKESSRPAELNPEEENWYKPWRSHLGALQQDTSSSPSEPHIPPVSSAERHHHPTANPEPAAAQQEAVDSLGPRSVEEVEEDLSDGGSNPTYARVSRKVKCPTPPPAPPPGEEEKEEEEEEDSSPPLPGRMELEG from the exons ATGTCTCCAGTTGGAGAGGTCATGGGGTCGTGGTCGATGTCATCAGGAGTCGtcagtctcttcctcctcctcttcctcctctccatcttcctcactGCGCTCTGCAGCGACTGCGGACG acGTTCGTTTGAGCTGCAGGATCCTGAAGTGGAGAGAAATCCTTCTGCTCTCATCAGAGTG gtgaagcTGGAAGACGCCATGGTCGGCCGAGAAAATCCCATGATGCACGAGATCCGAAACGACGAGAAGG agaGCAGCAGGCCTGCTGAGCTGAATCCTGAAGAGGAAAACTGGTACAAACCATGGAGGAGCCACctgggggcgctacagcaag ATACCAGCTCCTCCCCCAGCGAGCCTCACATCCCCCCTGTTTCATCCGCAGAGCGACATCATCATCCGACAGCCAATCCCGAGCCGGCCGCCGCCCAGCAGGAGGCCGTCGATTCGCTCGGCCCTCGCTCTGttgaggaagtggaggaggattTGAGTGACGGCGGCAGCAATCCAACGTACGCAAGGGTCAGCAGGAAGGTGAAGTGTCCGACTCCGCCCCCTGCCCCGCCccctggggaggaggagaaggaggaggaggaggaggaagactctTCACCTCCGCTGCCTGGCAGGATGGAGCTGGAAGGCTGA
- the LOC139913158 gene encoding uncharacterized protein LOC139913158 isoform X3 gives MSPVGEVMGSWSMSSGVVSLFLLLFLLSIFLTALCSDCGRRSFELQDPEVERNPSALIRVVKLEDAMVGRENPMMHEIRNDEKESSRPAELNPEEENSSWYKPWRSHLGALQQDAVQISNGTPAVKKMQSVSPPADAAIESSRPAELNPEEENWYKPWRSHLGALQQERHHHPTANPEPAAAQQEAVDSLGPRSVEEVEEDLSDGGSNPTYARVSRKVKCPTPPPAPPPGEEEKEEEEEEDSSPPLPGRMELEG, from the exons ATGTCTCCAGTTGGAGAGGTCATGGGGTCGTGGTCGATGTCATCAGGAGTCGtcagtctcttcctcctcctcttcctcctctccatcttcctcactGCGCTCTGCAGCGACTGCGGACG acGTTCGTTTGAGCTGCAGGATCCTGAAGTGGAGAGAAATCCTTCTGCTCTCATCAGAGTG gtgaagcTGGAAGACGCCATGGTCGGCCGAGAAAATCCCATGATGCACGAGATCCGAAACGACGAGAAGG agaGCAGCAGGCCTGCTGAGTTGAATCCTGAAGAGGAAAACTCTAGCTGGTACAAACCATGGAGGAGCCACctgggggcgctacagcaag atgCAGTACAGATCAGTAATGGGACTCCAGCAGTGAAGAAGATGCAGAGTGTTTCTCCTCCGGCTGATGCTGCCATCG agaGCAGCAGGCCTGCTGAGCTGAATCCTGAAGAGGAAAACTGGTACAAACCATGGAGGAGCCACctgggggcgctacagcaag AGCGACATCATCATCCGACAGCCAATCCCGAGCCGGCCGCCGCCCAGCAGGAGGCCGTCGATTCGCTCGGCCCTCGCTCTGttgaggaagtggaggaggattTGAGTGACGGCGGCAGCAATCCAACGTACGCAAGGGTCAGCAGGAAGGTGAAGTGTCCGACTCCGCCCCCTGCCCCGCCccctggggaggaggagaaggaggaggaggaggaggaagactctTCACCTCCGCTGCCTGGCAGGATGGAGCTGGAAGGCTGA